The proteins below come from a single Carnobacterium divergens DSM 20623 genomic window:
- a CDS encoding PLP-dependent cysteine synthase family protein: MLFHSVNELIGNTPLLEIKGFDVPQGTKIFAKLEMFNPGGSVKDRLGVKLIEGALTDGSLTTDSVIIEPTAGNTGIGLALAAQKHNIAVLFVVPEKFSEEKQALMKALGATIVHTPTKDGMAGAIKKAEELAKEMPNSFLPKQFENPNNPLTYYETLGPEIKHDFPTTPITSFVAGAGSGGTFSGTARYLKEIDSTTRTCIVEPVGSILNGGAPHGHDTEGIGMEFIPDFVNQTLFDEIYTISDEEAFYYVKALAKEAGLFVGSSSGAAFCACLKEAAILPAGSHIVTVFPDSSERYLSQKIYR; encoded by the coding sequence ATGCTTTTTCACTCAGTAAATGAACTTATTGGAAATACACCACTTTTAGAAATCAAAGGCTTTGATGTTCCTCAGGGGACTAAAATCTTTGCTAAATTAGAAATGTTCAATCCTGGGGGCAGTGTTAAAGATCGTCTTGGAGTAAAGTTGATTGAAGGTGCCTTAACAGATGGCAGCTTAACAACAGACTCTGTGATTATTGAACCGACTGCTGGCAATACAGGAATTGGGTTAGCTTTAGCTGCTCAAAAACACAACATCGCTGTTTTATTTGTGGTGCCTGAAAAATTTAGCGAAGAAAAACAAGCTTTGATGAAGGCTCTTGGTGCAACGATTGTTCATACGCCAACTAAGGACGGTATGGCAGGAGCCATCAAAAAAGCAGAAGAGCTAGCAAAAGAAATGCCTAATAGCTTTTTACCAAAACAATTTGAAAATCCTAATAACCCTCTAACCTATTATGAAACATTAGGTCCTGAAATTAAGCACGATTTCCCAACAACACCCATCACTTCCTTTGTAGCTGGTGCGGGAAGTGGCGGTACTTTTTCAGGAACTGCTCGTTACTTAAAGGAAATCGATTCCACTACTCGAACTTGTATCGTTGAACCAGTGGGCTCTATCTTAAATGGTGGTGCGCCTCATGGACATGACACAGAAGGAATTGGAATGGAGTTTATCCCAGATTTTGTCAATCAAACCTTATTTGATGAGATTTATACGATATCAGACGAAGAAGCCTTCTATTATGTTAAAGCATTAGCTAAAGAAGCAGGTTTATTTGTCGGAAGCTCAAGCGGTGCCGCGTTTTGCGCCTGTCTGAAAGAGGCGGCAATTTTGCCTGCCGGAAGTCACATTGTGACCGTCTTTCCAGATAGTAGTGAACGTTATTTGAGTCAAAAAATATATCGTTAG